Genomic DNA from Fusarium keratoplasticum isolate Fu6.1 chromosome 2, whole genome shotgun sequence:
GAATGCGGCGTTGCTCTTTGTGACGAGGGCCCTCCACCCCGTGAGTCCGACAACCGGCAGAGAGGCGCCCTCGGCGGGTGTGAGATGTTCAGGTGCAGGCACGACTTCATTCTCTGGCACGACGATATAGTCCTGTGCAGTACCGACGTCGGTGATTCTAGATCCACCGGTTACGGCGAACTTGCGACTGTCCTCGGGGCCAGCAGGGTCAGAGTCCCAGCCGCGCATGGGTGTGAGGATGACGGGCTTGTTGAGCAGCTCCTTGCGAGTGACATTGGGTCCAAGGGCCACAACAGTTCCATAGCCATCGGCCAGGAGTGGGTTGGTGAAGGAGATGGCAGGATAGAGATGACGTCGTATGAAGAGGTCCCGATGGTTGAGAGCTGCGGCTGATAGGCGAACTAGGACCTCATTTGCGCCCGGTGTTGGCTTAGGGACTTGCACGACTTGGATACTAAGGGTCAGGGTCAGCAAATGGATGATTGATAACTTGATCAATTGAATCACTTACGGATAGTAGACCTTCCCAGGCTTGGCGCCTTCGATATGCTGTAGGGTGAGAGCTCGAGGCATTGTGATGTCACGATGTTGTGTCCTGTATCTGGAATTGGATATAGAGGGTGGTGGTAAGTTAAAGCAGTGTATTCAGATGATGTGATTCAGCTCAAATAGATAGGCAGGtatatagatatagatatatcGTTGGTGTGCATAGTCTTTACTAATCCAGTCAGCtcggtgaggaggagataTGTTCAGCAGCCGACCAAGCGGCCCCGCTACCGCGCCGCGGACCGAACCTCGGCAGTGTCTTGCATCAAAGCCGGACGAACTCCCCAGATGATGCAACTGTTTGACGACTAGTGATTATCCAGCAGTAACAGTCGTAGTAAAGCTACTTCGGATTATTAATACATTAAGGCCTTTCCCTTCGTCCTTGCTGAGTATTCGCATTAGTGTATTTCTGCACTCTAGCCTAGACTGTGACGAGTGATCGCATTCGTAGTTAGTCAACTTTCACTTTGTTATGTCTGGATAATTAGCAGAGCGAGGGTATACCTACTTCGTGCTCTGTAGATAATCCAGCATATCCTTGTGGCGACTCGTTCATACAATTACCCTGTCCGTGGACGATGTTCACTCAAACTTATAAAAAGATAGCTACCCTATAAGAGACGTCTGGCTTCAAGGGCCAAGGTGAGGAAGGATTCATCTATatgaggatgttgatctCAATATAAGGAAAAGAGTCGAGAACTATTCGACCATGATTGGAAAGAAAAGGCCAGTGCTTGAGAACCAAGTTGTTTGTAATCAATTGTCGCCGCTGGGATGGTCCCCGAGCTGTCACTTTCAGGTCCCCGAGCCAAGATCTGTTCCCCGAACTCGGTGGCTGAAGCTGTCAGCACCTTAATGAGACCAATTCACCACTGTACTTGCTTATTCCACTGGATGCAAGTCCCCGTTGACTTACATATCAAACTACAAGAATATAGCTGACCAGTACACACTCGGTGACGAGAATATGCATCCTGCTGTGAACCCACATTCAATGGGTCCGTCCCCAGATGGCATCACTTTCCCCAATTCTGACGCTACCGACTTAGCAATCGGGACGTCGGCCATGGGCGGGCACCTGGGCCAATTCTTGACATCAGGCTCTTGGCCTTTACTTCGGCGACTTGAATCTTGGACATGAAACTTTGCCCTTTTCTTATGAAAGCTTGATTTGTGAGCATTGCGACTAGGTCCTTACTCTGAGCAGTGTTTCCCCTATTCAAAGTTGCCCTACTTAAGGTTCGCTGCCGACGCTCCGAAGACCGGCATAcacttcaacaccatcctcacTGGTGATCCACCAACTGCATATTCCACCCCAGAGACTCGAATATTTTCACCATGGCCTCGCTCATCTCGGGCGCTGTTTTTGGCGCCGCCACTGTGGTTGCTGGTGTCTACTCCCCatccgtcatcatcaaccagTTCAAGTTTGAAGAATGGCACATGCTGCAGACCTTTCTCGGCGCAGCGGCGACCAGCGCGTGAGTGTCTCTCCCTCCAACATATCTTGAATTTTCTGACCTAGATATATAGCGCTGTCTACAAAATTCTGGAAGGCACTGGCTACGTAAACCTCAAGCCTCGCAGCTCCTCACCCATCGGCCTCTTCGGCCAGTATGATGGCAACGTCCTCGGCGGCTTTCTTCTCGGTGCCGGCATGGCTCTCTCGGGGTCATGTCCTGGAACTGTACTCGCCCAGGTCGGAGCTGGACTTCAGACTGGTTTCTACGCCCTGGGCGGAGCGGTGCTAGGCGGTATTGTATGGACAGGATTCCTCTCAAAGGCCGTCAAGGCGCAAAAGGAGAGAACAGGAGTGAAGCCCGAGACTGTCACCCTCAACGAAAAGCTCGGCGTCTCCAAGGCCGCGACTGTCATTCTATTTGAGACTCTCTGCCTGTCTGCCATCGCTGCTTCGGTCATCTACACCACTGGCTCGGATTGGACCCTTTTCTCCGCCGGTAGCGGTCTCTTCATCGGTTTCGCCCAGCTCTTCTCTATCCTCGTCCGCCGTTCCATGCTCGGTGTCTCTGGCTCCTACGAAGAAGTTGGAAACCACTTCTGGTGGCTCCTCAAGGGTGCTGACTCTGCTTCGTACCCCAGCAGCCGCCAGAACATGCTGTTCGCGACCGGCGTGGCGGCAGGTGCCTGGGCAATCTCAAAGAACTTCCCCGAACTTCTCGCAGCGTCCATCGTCGAGACTGAGCCACGATTGGCTGCTACCGGCGGCTTTGTGATGGTTGTTGGCTCAAGACTGGCTGGAGGCTGCACCTCTGGACATGGAATCAGTGGTCTGTCACTCCTGTCGACGTCGAGCCTTGTTACCATTGGTACTACTTTTGCTGCTGCAGGCTTGATTGCGCCTCTGGTTCACTAGATGGATGCTCGCATGGAATCTATTTGTACTTGGGGTTTTAAAACAAGGGTTATTTGGTATACCCTTAACTGGATAGATAAGGGTAGTTCCTGGTGTGTCTTGGATTTGGACGAAACTGAGATTGCTGTTGAATAGAACAAACACTAGACTGTTATCATCAAATTGATCCAACAACCCAGAGTTTTCATGTATTAAGCCACCGGTCCCTGGTCAGCCGCGTTTCCGCATCCCTTTCTGGCAGTGACCTCGATCTCAatcttcatctcttccttcatcAGCGCGGACTGCACCATAGTCGCCGCAGGACGAACATGGCCGAACCACTTCTGCAGCACCGGCCAAGTCTTTGGGAAGTCATCGCGGTCGGGTAGAATGTAACGAACGCGGACGACGTCTTCGACAGATGCGCCTGCGTCCTTGAGAGCCGCGGCGATGTTGGTCAGTGTCTGGTCCGCCTGCTCGGCCACGTCGGGGGAGATGTCGCCGGTGCTATAGTTGTAGCTGTGACACATGTTAGGCCTAATGTGACGAGTTGTAGAGTCACATAGGGGAAACTTACCCAGTTGTCCCGCTCACGAATACCCAATCCCCGGTGACGACGGCTCGTGAATAGCCAATCTGCGCTTCAAACGCAGAGCCGGAGCTGATGTTTTGACGAGATGCCATGATTACTTTTGCCTGTGAAGAGAAGAGTAACTAGAGGTGATATAGAAACaaggggaggaagaaaaTGAGACCAAGCTCGAGAGGATTAAATATCAAAGAGCATCctggccttgttgttctAATATTGTGACTCACTTGTACTATGCCTATCTACTCATCGCTCCATCggaggctgtcaaggtgGGGTCACTCGGCCATGATATTACCCCGGATTTGGCTCGATCTGTTCCTCATAGGTCGGGACTCTGGGAATACATGTTTCTCAATGTATTAAAGCGATGATGAAGCAAGTTGCACTGGATGAGTGAATGGCATAAGTGACAAATGCGGTTGGACTCGTGACCTTGAAACAATCACCGAGGCATTCTTACTGCCAAGTTACTCACCACATACAAAGAGGCTTTACGCCTTCAAGCATTTTTGTGACTTTGGCATATTCTTCAAGTTGAatgtgaatagcttcaaatCGCACCCTATGTAGGAGCAGGTTGTGTCTCGTTACAACAGCGTAAATTCGTACAGATGATTGGGATATGGAGAGGGTTCAACAGCAGCTCCAACGCCACTTTGGCGCAATAATGTACATATCTTACACCATCCTTGGATGTCTGACTGGGCAGGCTTAGCCTGtcagctccttgaccagcttggccagctcctttctgtcaacatccttgccctcgagaGCACCCGATAGCCGCTTCATGACGTCGCCCATAATAGCCTTGGCCTGAACAccagcagccttggaagcctcGACGGCGTCCTGAACCAGGGCCTTGAGTTCGGCCTCACCCAGAGTCTGCACGCCGCTGTTGGAGATGTACTCGTCCAGAACCTtgatctgctcctcctccttctggacCAGGTCTTCGCGGCCGGCAGCCTTAGCCTCGGCAACGGCGTCAAAGGCTCCCTTCTGGATCTTGCGGATCAAGGCCACGAGCTGCACATCCGTCTTAATGGGGGTCGATGTCTTGGAGGCGTTGAGGTTGGCCGACATGATTGACCGAAGAACGGCTAGGCGGGGGGCATCCTTGGCGCGCATAGCCGTCTTGAGTTCAGATTTGAGCTTGGACAGCAGCGGAGGGGGGGCATCGCCAGCGGGTGTCGAGTAGAAGCGGCAGAGGGAGGCAGATGAGAGTCGGTTGGCGGGTTGTCGGTAGGCCGAGCAAGGCTGAGACGCCCGTAGCGCTCGGAGGAGGTGCATGGAGGGCTTGCACGACATTGTGATCGATGATGCCGTAGGTGAAGGATGGAGGTGTTgggtcgaggaagccaaTTCTAGTCTAAGAAGCGCGGTTGGCGATGGGATGAGAGTGTATGCACCGTGACGATCGAATCTTGAAGTGATGAAAGCTCAAGCTGGATAAGTTGGGAGCTCAAAATTTCCCATGTGCATCTGCGGCGTCAATTGGCGGCTGTGATTTGTCTGCCGGGCCCTAGCGGTGTGCAA
This window encodes:
- a CDS encoding Sulf-transp domain-containing protein — translated: MASLISGAVFGAATVVAGVYSPSVIINQFKFEEWHMLQTFLGAAATSAAVYKILEGTGYVNLKPRSSSPIGLFGQYDGNVLGGFLLGAGMALSGSCPGTVLAQVGAGLQTGFYALGGAVLGGIVWTGFLSKAVKAQKERTGVKPETVTLNEKLGVSKAATVILFETLCLSAIAASVIYTTGSDWTLFSAGSGLFIGFAQLFSILVRRSMLGVSGSYEEVGNHFWWLLKGADSASYPSSRQNMLFATGVAAGAWAISKNFPELLAASIVETEPRLAATGGFVMVVGSRLAGGCTSGHGISGLSLLSTSSLVTIGTTFAAAGLIAPLVH
- a CDS encoding Altered inheritance of mitochondria protein 41, which produces MSCKPSMHLLRALRASQPCSAYRQPANRLSSASLCRFYSTPAGDAPPPLLSKLKSELKTAMRAKDAPRLAVLRSIMSANLNASKTSTPIKTDVQLVALIRKIQKGAFDAVAEAKAAGREDLVQKEEEQIKVLDEYISNSGVQTLGEAELKALVQDAVEASKAAGVQAKAIMGDVMKRLSGALEGKDVDRKELAKLVKELTG